The following coding sequences lie in one Kribbella sp. NBC_00709 genomic window:
- the zwf gene encoding glucose-6-phosphate dehydrogenase: protein MTAELDEEPAGPVNPLRDPQDRRLPRIAGPCSLVIFGVTGDLARKKLMPAVYDLANRGLLPPGFALVGFARRDYTNQDFAQIVHDSVKEHARTPFREEVWQQLSEGFRFVPGDLTDDVAFERLRETVDELDVTRGTGGNHAFYLSIPPGLFPEVVRQLSEHGLTDEKPGSWRRVVIEKPFGHDLKSARELNRVVESVFPPEAVFRIDHYLGKETVQNILALRFANEMFEPIWNSNFVDHVQITMAEDIGIGGRAGYYDGIGAARDVIQNHLLQLLALVAMEEPVSFDAWSLRQEKKKVLNAVQLPERLDLHSARGQYASGWAGGVKVKGYLQEDGIPASSATETFAALRVDVDTRRWAGVPFYLRTGKRLGRRVTEVAVMFKRAPHLPFTKTETEELGQNALVLRIQPDEGITIRFGAKVPGTTMEIRDVNMDFQYGGSFTESSPEAYERLILDVLLGDPPLFPQHTEVELGWKILDPVLDYWARHGKPEQYPSGHWGPDSAHEMLARDGRAWRRP from the coding sequence ATGACCGCTGAGCTCGACGAAGAGCCGGCCGGCCCGGTGAATCCGTTGCGGGACCCGCAGGACCGGCGGCTGCCGCGGATCGCCGGTCCGTGCAGCCTGGTGATCTTCGGTGTCACCGGCGACCTGGCCCGCAAGAAGCTGATGCCGGCGGTCTACGACCTGGCGAACCGGGGGCTGCTGCCCCCGGGTTTCGCGCTGGTCGGATTCGCTCGTCGCGACTACACCAACCAGGACTTCGCCCAGATCGTGCACGACTCGGTGAAGGAGCACGCCCGGACCCCCTTCCGCGAGGAGGTCTGGCAGCAGCTCTCCGAGGGCTTCCGGTTCGTGCCGGGCGACCTGACCGACGATGTGGCGTTCGAGCGGCTGCGCGAGACGGTCGACGAGCTGGACGTCACCCGCGGTACGGGCGGCAACCACGCGTTCTACCTGTCGATCCCGCCGGGGCTGTTCCCGGAGGTCGTGCGGCAGCTGTCCGAGCACGGGCTGACCGACGAGAAGCCGGGCTCGTGGCGGCGGGTCGTGATCGAGAAGCCGTTCGGCCACGACCTGAAGAGCGCCCGTGAGCTGAACCGCGTGGTCGAGTCCGTGTTCCCGCCCGAGGCGGTGTTCCGGATCGACCACTACCTGGGCAAGGAAACGGTCCAGAACATCCTGGCGCTGCGGTTCGCGAACGAGATGTTCGAGCCGATCTGGAACAGCAACTTCGTCGACCACGTGCAGATCACGATGGCCGAGGACATCGGCATCGGCGGCCGCGCCGGGTACTACGACGGTATCGGCGCCGCCCGCGACGTGATCCAGAACCACCTGCTCCAACTGCTCGCGCTGGTCGCGATGGAGGAGCCGGTCAGCTTCGATGCCTGGTCGTTGCGCCAGGAGAAGAAGAAGGTGCTCAACGCCGTCCAGCTGCCGGAGCGCCTGGATCTGCACAGTGCCCGCGGTCAGTACGCCTCCGGCTGGGCAGGTGGCGTCAAGGTCAAGGGCTACCTGCAGGAGGACGGCATTCCGGCCTCGTCGGCGACGGAGACGTTCGCTGCACTGCGGGTCGACGTCGACACGCGTCGCTGGGCGGGCGTGCCGTTCTACCTGCGGACCGGCAAGCGGCTCGGCCGGCGGGTGACCGAGGTCGCGGTGATGTTCAAGCGCGCGCCGCACCTGCCGTTCACCAAGACCGAGACCGAAGAGCTCGGCCAGAACGCGCTCGTACTGCGGATCCAGCCGGACGAGGGCATCACCATCCGCTTCGGCGCCAAGGTGCCCGGGACGACGATGGAGATCCGCGACGTGAACATGGACTTCCAGTACGGCGGTTCGTTCACCGAGTCGTCCCCCGAGGCGTACGAGCGGCTGATCCTCGACGTACTGCTCGGCGATCCGCCGCTGTTCCCGCAGCACACCGAGGTCGAGCTCGGCTGGAAGATCCTCGACCCGGTGCTGGACTACTGGGCCCGCCACGGCAAGCCGGAGCAGTACCCGTCCGGCCATTGGGGTCCTGACTCGGCGCACGAGATGCTCGCCCGCGACGGACGTGCCTGGAGGCGGCCATGA
- a CDS encoding glucose-6-phosphate isomerase — MSAPKVGTANGDWAEVVGKLVAEKIASRIAAKDATIWGPEAEHEASIRLGWVDLHDTSRPLLAEIEALQADLRSEGLDRIVLSGMGGSSLAPEVITRTAGVELVVLDSTDPSVVARALAGDLSKTVIVVSSKSGGTVETDSHRRTFVKAFEDAGIDAASRVVVVTDPGSPFEKLSADEGYRKTFLADPNVGGRYSALTAFGLVPSGLAGADIAELLDQAAEAAPELQADSTDNPALWLGAVLAASAGRDKAIITADGSDIVGFPDWAEQLIAESTGKNGTGVLPVAVEVGAPELRSEAEDLTNALLAEKATSGVPTALTSGSLGGQMLLWETATAVAGYLLGINPFDQPDVESAKKAARGLLDAQPEPEAAAFTEGVVEVRGSEGLLDGVDSLQGAVDALLGKLDSKGYVAVMAYLDSERDAELIGVRPALATKTGRPVTFGWGPRFLHSTGQYHKGGHPEGVYLQITGAHPQDVEIPDRPFSFGTLITAQAAGDANVLADRGRPVLRLHLTDVASGLKQLLSLFK; from the coding sequence GTGAGCGCTCCGAAGGTCGGCACCGCCAACGGCGACTGGGCCGAGGTCGTCGGCAAGCTGGTCGCCGAGAAGATCGCGTCCCGGATCGCCGCGAAGGACGCGACGATCTGGGGCCCGGAAGCTGAGCACGAGGCCTCGATCCGGCTCGGCTGGGTCGACCTGCACGACACCTCCCGGCCGCTGCTGGCCGAGATCGAGGCCCTGCAGGCCGACCTGCGGTCCGAGGGCCTGGACCGGATCGTCCTGTCCGGTATGGGCGGTTCGTCGCTGGCGCCGGAGGTCATCACGCGTACGGCGGGCGTGGAGCTCGTCGTCCTGGACTCGACCGACCCGAGCGTGGTCGCCCGCGCCCTGGCCGGGGACCTGTCGAAAACCGTGATCGTGGTGTCCAGCAAGTCCGGCGGCACGGTCGAGACGGACAGCCACCGGCGGACGTTCGTCAAGGCGTTCGAGGACGCGGGCATCGACGCCGCGTCGCGGGTCGTCGTGGTGACGGACCCGGGTTCGCCGTTCGAGAAGCTGTCGGCGGACGAGGGCTACCGCAAGACGTTCCTGGCCGACCCGAACGTCGGCGGCCGCTACAGCGCGCTCACGGCCTTCGGCCTGGTGCCGTCCGGTCTGGCCGGCGCCGACATCGCCGAGCTGCTCGACCAGGCGGCCGAGGCGGCGCCGGAGCTGCAGGCCGACTCGACGGACAACCCCGCGCTCTGGCTGGGTGCCGTGCTCGCGGCGAGTGCCGGCCGGGACAAGGCGATCATCACCGCCGACGGGTCGGACATCGTCGGCTTCCCGGACTGGGCCGAGCAGCTGATCGCGGAGAGCACCGGCAAGAACGGCACCGGCGTACTGCCGGTCGCGGTCGAGGTCGGCGCGCCGGAGCTGCGCAGCGAGGCTGAGGACCTGACCAACGCGCTGCTCGCCGAGAAGGCGACCAGCGGCGTCCCGACGGCGCTGACGTCGGGCTCGCTCGGCGGTCAGATGCTGCTGTGGGAGACGGCGACGGCAGTGGCCGGCTACCTGCTCGGCATCAACCCGTTCGACCAGCCGGACGTGGAGAGCGCGAAGAAGGCTGCGCGCGGTCTGCTCGACGCACAGCCGGAGCCGGAGGCGGCCGCCTTCACCGAGGGCGTTGTCGAGGTTCGTGGCTCCGAGGGCCTGCTGGACGGTGTGGACTCGCTGCAGGGCGCGGTGGACGCGCTGCTGGGCAAGCTCGACTCGAAGGGGTACGTCGCTGTCATGGCATACCTGGACTCCGAGCGGGACGCCGAGCTGATCGGCGTACGTCCGGCGCTGGCGACCAAGACCGGTCGCCCGGTGACCTTCGGCTGGGGTCCGCGCTTCCTGCACTCGACCGGGCAGTACCACAAGGGTGGACACCCGGAGGGCGTGTACCTGCAGATCACCGGTGCGCACCCGCAGGACGTGGAGATCCCCGACCGTCCGTTCAGCTTCGGCACGCTGATCACGGCGCAGGCCGCCGGTGACGCGAACGTGCTGGCGGACCGCGGCCGTCCGGTGCTGCGGCTCCACCTCACGGACGTGGCGAGCGGCCTGAAGCAACTCCTGTCCCTGTTCAAGTAG